A portion of the Candidatus Ruthia endofausta genome contains these proteins:
- a CDS encoding nucleoside-diphosphate sugar epimerase/dehydratase — MGCWQSWQSWPIGGLRMLARWALSEVLLQSKEYKPVAFIDDAKDLNKQHINGVKVHSAKHIELLIHRYSVNEILLAPSLASRQRRNEIINLVRATSSSCVDFAGCVCTCAKQG, encoded by the coding sequence ATGGGTTGCTGGCAATCATGGCAATCATGGCCAATTGGCGGATTGAGAATGTTGGCCAGATGGGCGTTGTCTGAAGTGTTGTTACAATCAAAAGAGTATAAGCCTGTTGCTTTTATTGATGATGCGAAGGATTTAAACAAGCAACATATTAATGGCGTAAAAGTGCATAGCGCCAAACATATTGAATTATTGATACACAGATATAGTGTCAATGAAATTTTATTAGCACCATCTTTGGCATCACGTCAAAGGCGTAATGAAATCATCAATCTAGTTAGAGCCACATCCAGTTCTTGTGTGGATTTTGCCGGGTGTGTCTGCACTTGCGCAAAGCAAGGTTAA
- a CDS encoding glycosyltransferase has protein sequence MNKVNIVCMKWGDKFPVKYVNRLFSMVSRHLSIPFRFVCFTENNIGIRNEIEIQDLPELDLPSGLPERGWRKLTVFKQGFGGLSGSTLFLDLDIVVVGNLDEFFTYSGDFLIAHDKKNPKKIEGNSSIFRFEIGQYPEILSYFEQNPELIKSEVRHEQAYLSREIHQQDKLRYWPDEWVPSFKYRCCPSWIKSWFQAPSIPKGAKVILFHGLPNPPEAITGHSGKWYRHIQPSPWIKKYWKI, from the coding sequence ATGAATAAAGTTAATATTGTATGTATGAAGTGGGGGGATAAATTTCCTGTTAAGTATGTTAATCGACTCTTTAGCATGGTTTCTCGTCATCTTTCTATACCATTTCGATTTGTGTGTTTCACTGAAAATAATATAGGTATACGGAATGAGATAGAAATACAAGATTTACCAGAATTAGACTTACCATCTGGGCTGCCAGAAAGAGGTTGGCGAAAATTAACTGTATTTAAACAAGGCTTTGGTGGCTTATCTGGGTCTACTTTGTTTCTAGATTTAGACATAGTGGTGGTTGGAAATTTAGATGAATTTTTCACTTATTCTGGTGATTTTCTAATTGCCCATGATAAGAAAAATCCAAAAAAAATAGAGGGAAACTCATCAATATTTAGGTTCGAAATTGGTCAATACCCAGAAATTTTAAGTTATTTTGAACAAAACCCTGAACTGATAAAGAGCGAAGTTCGCCACGAACAAGCGTACTTATCACGCGAAATACACCAACAAGACAAATTGAGATATTGGCCAGATGAATGGGTACCAAGCTTTAAGTATCGCTGTTGTCCTTCTTGGATAAAGTCTTGGTTTCAAGCACCCTCTATACCCAAGGGTGCAAAAGTTATTTTATTCCACGGTTTGCCCAATCCACCTGAAGCAATTACTGGGCACAGTGGAAAATGGTATCGGCACATCCAGCCATCACCTTGGATTAAAAAATATTGGAAAATTTAA
- a CDS encoding glycosyltransferase family 25 protein, producing MSTKEIPIYIINLGRSLNRLSHMDKQLSKLKMPFEKMVAIDGHQIQLQILQSY from the coding sequence ATGAGTACCAAAGAAATTCCTATTTATATTATCAATTTAGGTAGAAGCCTTAACAGGCTATCTCATATGGACAAACAGTTATCTAAATTAAAGATGCCATTTGAAAAGATGGTCGCAATTGATGGTCACCAAATTCAACTTCAAATATTACAATCTTACTAA
- a CDS encoding glycosyltransferase family 25 protein, which yields MDIFIINLISSIKRREFQERQLSSLKLDYQIIHAMSTKDIDNNTYKKHYYDWQRPLKNTEVACYYSHKLVWHKIIKNNQPALVLEDDVLLSKCVPKLLAGLSGKKGMDLVNFENRGRKKFVSKSSVALGCNSKLLRLYQDRTGAAGYILWPEGAKKLIQCEKRKGIALADAHVTACHSIRAYQVEPAPIIQLNQCAYYGLSNTYSDEISTSTINNCNNPKGSFLFRIKRNYFQLKLGLYQLLLITKSDRRYIKTRKKDFFTS from the coding sequence ATGGATATTTTTATTATTAATCTAATAAGTTCGATTAAACGACGAGAGTTTCAAGAAAGGCAATTATCATCATTAAAACTAGATTACCAAATAATCCATGCCATGTCTACCAAAGATATTGATAATAATACCTACAAAAAGCATTACTACGACTGGCAAAGACCGCTAAAAAATACTGAAGTTGCCTGCTATTATTCACATAAATTGGTATGGCATAAGATTATCAAAAATAATCAACCAGCTCTAGTATTAGAAGACGATGTATTGCTATCAAAATGCGTACCAAAATTACTTGCAGGTCTCTCTGGCAAAAAAGGCATGGACTTAGTCAACTTTGAAAATAGAGGTAGAAAAAAATTCGTTTCAAAATCTAGCGTAGCTCTTGGATGCAACTCGAAACTTCTTCGTCTTTATCAAGATAGGACAGGCGCAGCAGGATACATACTTTGGCCAGAGGGTGCTAAAAAACTTATTCAATGCGAAAAAAGAAAAGGAATTGCACTAGCTGATGCACATGTTACCGCTTGCCATAGTATTCGTGCCTATCAAGTAGAACCAGCACCTATTATTCAACTGAATCAATGTGCTTATTACGGGTTAAGCAACACCTATTCGGATGAAATATCCACATCAACCATTAATAATTGCAATAACCCAAAAGGTAGTTTTTTATTCCGAATTAAAAGAAACTACTTCCAATTGAAACTAGGATTATACCAATTGTTGTTAATAACAAAATCAGACAGGCGTTATATCAAAACAAGGAAGAAAGATTTTTTTACTAGTTAA